GTTCGACGCCGGCAGGGGCCGGGACGTCCATGTGGGCGGCGATGAGGCGCACCTTGGCGCCTGCGGCAAGGGCGGCCGAGGCCAGAGCGGTCCCCTGCTTGCCGGAGGAACGGTTGCCCAGGAAACGGACCGGGTCCAGGGGTTCGCGGGTGCCGCCGGCGGTGATGGTTACAGTGGTACCGGAAAGCGGGCCCGGCTCCACCGCGGCCAACGCGGCAGCGTAGATCGCTTCGGGCTCGGGCAGCCGCCCCGGACCCGAGTCCTTGCCGGTCAGGCGGCCGACGCCCGGTTCCAGGACCACGGCGCCGCGGCTGCGCAGGGTCGCCACGTTGGCCGCCGTGGCGGGATGGGCCCACATTTCGGTGTGCATGGCAGGTGCGAACACCACCGGGCCCCTGGCCATCAGCAGCGTATTTGTCAGCAGGTCATTGGCCTGCCCCGAGGCGGCGCGCGCCAGCAGGTCCGCCGTGGCGGGGGCCACCACAATCAGATCGGCTTCATGGCCCAGCCGAACGTGGTTGACCTTCTCCACCTCGTCAAAGACCGAAGAGGAAACGGTGTTGCCGGACAGTGCCTCCCAGGTGGCAACTCCGACAAACTGCTTGGAGGATTCAGTGGGCACAACGCTGACGTTGTGCCCGGCTTCGGTAAACAACCGCAGCAGCGACGCGGCTTTGTACGCGGCAATTCCGCCGCCAACGCCCAGAACTACGCGCACGCTGCTGCCTTCCCCCGTTGGTGGTGCTGTCTACTCGGCGGTTTCGCTCGGGCGCACCACAAGCATGCCGTCGTTGATCTCGCGCAGGGCGATGGACAGCGGCTTTTCGTTCAGCTTGGTTTCGACCAGCGGGCCAACATACTCGAACAGGCCCTCATGGAGCTGGGAGTAGTAGGCATTGATCTGGCGGGCGCGCTTGGCACCGTAGATGACCAGCGCGTACTTGGAATCGGCGGCTTCGAGCAGGTCGTCGATCGGCGGGTTGATGATGCCTTCAGACACAGGGTTCTCCAAAATTCTTGAACGGGATTCGAGGTTTGTCAGCGCTGGCGCGGACTGATTCCCATGAGTGATACGAGCTCAGCTGCAGCCCGCTGGACGTCATCATTAATGACGGTGTGATCGAACTCGGACTCGGCAGCAAGTTCCAGTTTAGCGGTTTCCAGCCGTTGCTGCTGCTCTTCGGGGGTTTCGGTACCCCGGCCCACCAGACGGCGTACCATTTCGTCCCAGCTGGGCGGGGCCAGGAACACGAAATTCGCCTCCGGCATGGACTTCTTGACCTGGCGTGCGCCCTGCAGGTCAATCTCCAGGAGAACGCTGCGGCCATCGGCCATGGCGGCCTCCACGGTGCGGCGCAGGGTGCCGTAGCGGTTGCGGCCGTGGACAACGGCCCACTCGAGCATCTGGTCCTGTTCAATCATGGCGTCGAACTCTTCAGCGCTGACGAAGAAGTAGTGCACGCCGTCTTCCTCGCCGGGCCGGGGTGCCCGGGTGGTGGCGGAGACGGAAAGCCAGACCTCGGGATAATTGTCCCGGATATAGGTGGACACAGTGCCCTTGCCAACTGCGGTTGGACCTGCAAGAACTGTCAGCCGCGGTTGCGACACGTAAACCTCATTCACTCGTGATAAATGCGCTGAAAGACTGCAGCGGTCGAAACCTAGTGGTTCTCCAGCAGCTCGATCAGCGCCTTGCGCTGATGCACGCCCAGCCCCCGGACACGGCGGGTGGGCGCTATACCTACCGTAGCCATTATTCCAGCTGCGCGGCGCTCCCCTACACCGGGCAGGGCGCGGAGCAGGTCCATGACCTTCAGCCGGCCTACGGCCTCCTCCCCCGAACGGGAGAGGATCACTTCTTCAATACTGAGGTCACCGGACTTGATGCGTGACTTGACCTCGGCCCGTACGGCCCGGGCGGCAGTGGCTT
This Arthrobacter sp. zg-Y20 DNA region includes the following protein-coding sequences:
- the rpoZ gene encoding DNA-directed RNA polymerase subunit omega — protein: MENPVSEGIINPPIDDLLEAADSKYALVIYGAKRARQINAYYSQLHEGLFEYVGPLVETKLNEKPLSIALREINDGMLVVRPSETAE
- the gmk gene encoding guanylate kinase codes for the protein MSQPRLTVLAGPTAVGKGTVSTYIRDNYPEVWLSVSATTRAPRPGEEDGVHYFFVSAEEFDAMIEQDQMLEWAVVHGRNRYGTLRRTVEAAMADGRSVLLEIDLQGARQVKKSMPEANFVFLAPPSWDEMVRRLVGRGTETPEEQQQRLETAKLELAAESEFDHTVINDDVQRAAAELVSLMGISPRQR
- the mihF gene encoding integration host factor, actinobacterial type, which translates into the protein MNLKPLTEAERTRAREKATAARAVRAEVKSRIKSGDLSIEEVILSRSGEEAVGRLKVMDLLRALPGVGERRAAGIMATVGIAPTRRVRGLGVHQRKALIELLENH
- the coaBC gene encoding bifunctional phosphopantothenoylcysteine decarboxylase/phosphopantothenate--cysteine ligase CoaBC, giving the protein MRVVLGVGGGIAAYKAASLLRLFTEAGHNVSVVPTESSKQFVGVATWEALSGNTVSSSVFDEVEKVNHVRLGHEADLIVVAPATADLLARAASGQANDLLTNTLLMARGPVVFAPAMHTEMWAHPATAANVATLRSRGAVVLEPGVGRLTGKDSGPGRLPEPEAIYAAALAAVEPGPLSGTTVTITAGGTREPLDPVRFLGNRSSGKQGTALASAALAAGAKVRLIAAHMDVPAPAGVELVSVETALDMRAAVREAAANSDVLIMAAAVADFRPDRTVETKIKKSDDVPDPVITLVRNPDILRELVQDRDASATAAPRLIVGFAAETGDASADVLEYGRKKLARKGCDLLVLNRVGRSLVFGQDETEVTILSPQDSDLEPAGTIAGTKSEVSARIIARIAGELAARRS